Sequence from the Catenuloplanes indicus genome:
CATTCCGGACCAATACCTGGTGGACGGGCCCGGCAACGCCAGGAACCCGGCCGCGACCGTGCCGGCGAACGCCGCGGCCGCGGTCAGCCCGGCCCGGATCCGGCCGATCAGGAACAGGTAGACGATGAAGATCAGCGGGGTGAGTTTGATGCCCGCGGCGAGCCCGGTCAGCACACCGCGTGCCCGGCCGCGGACCAGCAGCAGATCGGCGAGGACCATCGCCATCAGCAGCAGGTTCACGTTACCGAGCAGCAGTGTCGCGGCGACCGGTGAGAGGAGCAACGCGCCGGCGGTCGTGTACCGGGCCAGCCCGGCCGCGGCTGCGGTGGTCCAGGCCCAGTAGGCGGCCCCGGGCACGAGCAGGGCCAGCGGCGTCAGCAGGACGGCGGCGAACGGCGTGTAGACGAACCGGTACCCGTGGAGATCCACCTCGTACGGCGAAAGCCCGGCGAGCACCGCCTCACCGGCCGCCCGGTACACCGCCAGGTCACCACCGGGCACCCAGCCGACCCCGGCCCGCGCCGCGACCGCCTGCGCGACCACGACGCCGGCGACCGTGGCGGCCACCACGACCGCGCCCCGGGGAGCCGTGCGTGCCGCGAGGACGGTCATCGGCGGGCCAGCCGCGCGAGCGTGCCGGCCGCCGCGCCCGCGGCGGCGGTGAGCAGGTAGAGCAGATGCAGACCCGTGAAGCCGAGCCCGAACCGGACACCGCGATCGGCGAACACCCGGCGGTACGTACGACCGTCGCACACCACCGCCACCGCGATCAGCCCCGCCGTCACCGCAAGTCCGGCCGGGCCGGTGACCAGCAGCAACGGGATCGCGGTCGATGCCGCGGCGAGCAGCAGAACGCTGGCCATGACCCGGTCGGCCGAGCCGGACGGGACCTGGCCCCGCCTCAGTTCCAGAGCGGTCTCCCGGGTGCGCAGGAACACCTTCGGCAGCAGCACCCGCAACGTCCGGTCGTGGTCGTGAACGCCGGTGATCGCCGGGGTGCTGCGCAGCTCGTACCGCTGAGTGATCCGGCGCGCGTACTCCGGTGCCTCGGTGTGCCGGGAGTCGGTGAACGGGCCCAGTTCACGGAAGACCCGGGCGGGCATGGCGCAGATCGCGGTGTGCAGATCGTTGATCTGGCCCTCCTGTGCGAGCCACCAGTGATACATCTGCAACGCCCGGTACTCGGCGACGAGGCTGTGCGGGGTCAGCGACCGTGGTCCCAGTACGCCGCAGATCGCACCGAGCGCGGGGTCTGCCTGCAGCTCCTTGACGGCCGCCGCGATGCTGTCCGGTGCCAAGGCCACATCCGCGTCCAGGAAGAACAGGATGTCGCCGGTGGCCCGCGCCGCGCCGGCGTTGCGGGCCCCGCCCGGACCACCGTTGACCGGTAGCCGGAGCACCGTCGCCCCGGCCCCGGCCGCGACCTCCGCCGATCCGTCCGTGCTCGCGTCATCCACCACGAGGATCTCGACGGGCCCGTAACCCTGGTCAAGCACTGAGCGCACGCATATGGCCACTGTGAGTGACCGGTTGAAACATGGCACGACGACAGACACGAGTGGCTGCACGGGGTCGGCTCCTTCGCGGATTGGCCGGCGGCAACGGGGATCTCGGGGCGAACGAGTGATGACTGGACATCCATCCAGGGTGATTGCCGCCGATAGTTTGTCGGTCCCCCGTTCGGCCGTCAACCCCTCATAGATGTCGATCTTTGCTCGTCAGAACGGGTCTAGACTCGATCTCCACCGGCGCGCTAGGGTCCGGAGTCGGAGCTTCGATCCACGTAGGACTGACCGATACGATCCGTTCGGCTCGAGCCCGGTGGTCCGGGGTCAACGGTGACCCGAAGCGCGTGATCACGGTGATGGACG
This genomic interval carries:
- a CDS encoding glycosyltransferase 87 family protein translates to MTVLAARTAPRGAVVVAATVAGVVVAQAVAARAGVGWVPGGDLAVYRAAGEAVLAGLSPYEVDLHGYRFVYTPFAAVLLTPLALLVPGAAYWAWTTAAAAGLARYTTAGALLLSPVAATLLLGNVNLLLMAMVLADLLLVRGRARGVLTGLAAGIKLTPLIFIVYLFLIGRIRAGLTAAAAFAGTVAAGFLALPGPSTRYWSGMFLDGSRTRPPGEDAFGTSVRGAVGHLVPGAPTLVWIVLSLIVGVSGLTVAVIAHRRGRVLHAIVLCAVTGLLVSPVTWYSHWVWCLPILAVVRSRVLWVVFALPLPWWIVYVLGLAPVPEHAWWMPVELLYTLTGLALLGTAANWGAGDE
- a CDS encoding glycosyltransferase family 2 protein, which codes for MQPLVSVVVPCFNRSLTVAICVRSVLDQGYGPVEILVVDDASTDGSAEVAAGAGATVLRLPVNGGPGGARNAGAARATGDILFFLDADVALAPDSIAAAVKELQADPALGAICGVLGPRSLTPHSLVAEYRALQMYHWWLAQEGQINDLHTAICAMPARVFRELGPFTDSRHTEAPEYARRITQRYELRSTPAITGVHDHDRTLRVLLPKVFLRTRETALELRRGQVPSGSADRVMASVLLLAAASTAIPLLLVTGPAGLAVTAGLIAVAVVCDGRTYRRVFADRGVRFGLGFTGLHLLYLLTAAAGAAAGTLARLARR